Within Acinetobacter sp. LoGeW2-3, the genomic segment CCATAATGAATTCCAGAGTGCTTCAAGAGCTACCAAATCTAGATGCTGATATTGTTCTATATAACTTTCCAAAAGCATCTGCTCTTCACGCTTGTGACAGGCTGAAAGGTGAACTCCGGCAAATCCAAGATGTTTAAATATCAGGATCTGTAAAGCGCAACGTAAATAAACACGATCACTCAACCCTACCTGTTTCTCATCAGCTAGCACCTTCAGCATATGCGGTGTGATGACGATACCAGCGACTTTATTTTTCACCATAAAATTGGCACGTGCCAAACTCAGCGGCATAACACAAGCAAGTATTTTCTGTGGGTAATGGTAATGCTTTAAAAAAGCTTTGGCCTGTTTTAAAGCATCCATGTCGTAACCTAATTGCGTAATAATAAAATCTGCACCTGCCTTAAGCTTTTTGTGCAGTTTTAAATATTGTGCGTCACGCTCAGCTTCAGCATATTTGAACGGGTTAAAGGCCACACCCAAATGAAATCCACCATGGCGCTTGGCTACCATCACGGCATTCACCGATTCTAGGTATCGGGTACGGGGCGGTCCCTCTTGTCCATGGCAATGTTCTTTGAGCTTATCGCCTGTCAGCAATAAAAGATTGTTGATATTCGCTGCCTTGGCTTGTTGTAGGAATAACTCAAAATCCTGAATATCTCGCCCTTTTCCGGCAAAATGTAGAACTTTATCGACTGATTCCGGGTAATGCTGGCTAGCCTCAAGCGGTGCCATATCATGATCTGAATGGAGACGGTCTGCAATTGCGATAAAGGCTGAAAAACTAGCAATATTTTGTACTACATGGTGGGTTTTAGATGAAGTCAAATATTCAACTAAAATACAAAATTTATGATGTTCTAAGTGTCGGAAGAAATTAAGCATAACCTTGATTTACCGAATATCCTACAGCTAAAGCATTATTTAAAATTCAGGAGAGAAAATGTCATTGTAGATAAATACAAATTAAATATTCTCTCCTATTCACATTCTTTATTTTCTTTTAGCTGAGCTTATTTTAATTTGACGCCGAAGCGTATTAATTTTTTGCTCAAGTAGCTGAATGATCAGATCAGAACCACTTACCCAGGTATCATTTTCCTGAAACTTCACATCATCTTTTAGAGCCGTTTCTGATTGAGCACCATTTGTATTTTTTTTAGATATCTCAAAACCTAGAATAGAATTTTCTTTAGAACGTATTACCTTTAACACACTAAAATCAATTGGGTTATTGGTATTTGTCATTCGACATATTCGACCAATAAACTCTTTATCCTTTAACATCTTTACTCTCAAACCAACAGATTACTTACTCAAAAATTTCAAACATACTGATGAATTTGAACATCTTGCAAAAGGATTAATAAAAACATTTACAGTGATTACCAAGGTAATAATACGCGTACTTTGACTGATCACTTTTACAAGACATCCATGATGCAATTAAGGCCAGAACTTTTTTGCGACCTTGTTCATTAACTTAATTTTTTCCCACTGAATATCATAGGAAATTTTGTTGCCCTCTTCAGTTGAAGCAAAACCGCTCTGTAAACACAGCCCTAATTGCTCAATAGGTAAAAATTGAGTTGCCTCATCGATACGTTGGGAAATATCTTTTTCACTTTCAAGATATTCTTTTTTAGATGAAATTAAGCCTAAAAACACCTCTGCTTCGGTATTCTTGAGTTTCGAAATGGGCTCAAATCCACCTGCACGATCTGTATCAAATTCCAATAAAAAACGGTCAATATTCTTTAGTTTTTTAAAAATATAATCAGAAACAAAGTCATAATTCCCTTGATACAACCAGCTCGAACTAAAGTTGCCATGGTCAATATGCAACGATACGAATAAGTCTTCAGGCTTATCCTGGAGTGCAAGATTGAGTATTTCTACACCTAGCATTGCCAAGTCATCAATTGACATGCCTAAACTGATTTCACTTGCTCTATATTGTTCATCACTTAAATATGCCCAAAACTCATCATTTAGTTGTAAATATCGACAGCCTTCTTGATACAGTGATTGAATTGCTTCTCGATAAGATTGCCCAATGTCTGCAATATAGTCATTGATACGATCTGCATAAAAATGATTGTTTCTTAAGTGTGGAAAAAGCAACATGGTTGGACTTGGTATGCAATACTTAGCAGTTGCAAAACCTTCGATT encodes:
- a CDS encoding methylenetetrahydrofolate reductase C-terminal domain-containing protein produces the protein MLNFFRHLEHHKFCILVEYLTSSKTHHVVQNIASFSAFIAIADRLHSDHDMAPLEASQHYPESVDKVLHFAGKGRDIQDFELFLQQAKAANINNLLLLTGDKLKEHCHGQEGPPRTRYLESVNAVMVAKRHGGFHLGVAFNPFKYAEAERDAQYLKLHKKLKAGADFIITQLGYDMDALKQAKAFLKHYHYPQKILACVMPLSLARANFMVKNKVAGIVITPHMLKVLADEKQVGLSDRVYLRCALQILIFKHLGFAGVHLSACHKREEQMLLESYIEQYQHLDLVALEALWNSLWQVKTGKEFVPELPYYSRQPTSSQLIKYQQLHFMHEALFESKIAKGVGHFIFKASFWEHTPAAKALLKTEFISKHGVVGCESCGQCRLGDTLYICPETCPKGLANGPCGGTTLDRCEFGDRECIHSVKARLAKAVGQTDVLKEKLIPTVPIKVRGTSSWKNWYLATET
- a CDS encoding 5-methyltetrahydropteroyltriglutamate--homocysteine S-methyltransferase gives rise to the protein MQSNTSPQAKTQYANNKVEHIGSFLRALKLKKARYDFADRVIYEETLRQVEDAEIDNLIDIQLDLDCTVMTDGDFRRTWWHFDFLEQLQGIECYKTRDGLKYKNAITKPIDIRITGKIAWSEEHTSLIHYRYLHKAIEGFATAKYCIPSPTMLLFPHLRNNHFYADRINDYIADIGQSYREAIQSLYQEGCRYLQLNDEFWAYLSDEQYRASEISLGMSIDDLAMLGVEILNLALQDKPEDLFVSLHIDHGNFSSSWLYQGNYDFVSDYIFKKLKNIDRFLLEFDTDRAGGFEPISKLKNTEAEVFLGLISSKKEYLESEKDISQRIDEATQFLPIEQLGLCLQSGFASTEEGNKISYDIQWEKIKLMNKVAKKFWP